A single region of the Aeromicrobium chenweiae genome encodes:
- the whiA gene encoding DNA-binding protein WhiA — MAMTAQVKAELANTSITKSCCRKAEVSSILRFSGGLHIVSGRIVVEAEVDTGAAARRLRKDIAEIYGHDSEILVVQNAGIRKDTHYIVRVSKDGEALARQTGLIDGSGRPIRGLPPQVVSGSSCDAVAAWRGSFLAHGSLTEPGRSSALEVSCPSPEAALALVGAARRVGISAKAREVRGIDRVVIRDGEAIGALLTRLGAHESLLAWEERRMRREVRATANRLANFDDANLRRSARAAVAAGARAQRALEILGEDVPDHLKMAGTLRVEHRQASLEELGQLHEPALTKDAIAGRIRRLLAMADKRAEELGIPDTESSLGDESLTAD; from the coding sequence ATGGCGATGACGGCCCAGGTGAAGGCTGAGCTGGCCAACACCTCCATCACGAAGTCGTGCTGCCGCAAGGCCGAGGTCTCCTCGATCCTCCGTTTCTCCGGTGGGCTCCACATCGTCTCGGGACGCATCGTCGTCGAGGCCGAGGTCGACACGGGCGCAGCCGCCAGGCGCCTGCGCAAGGACATCGCCGAGATCTACGGTCACGACAGCGAGATCCTCGTGGTGCAGAACGCCGGCATCCGCAAGGACACGCACTACATCGTCCGCGTCTCCAAGGACGGCGAGGCGCTCGCTCGCCAGACCGGGCTGATCGACGGCAGCGGACGCCCCATCCGCGGTCTGCCGCCCCAGGTCGTGTCCGGCTCCTCCTGCGACGCCGTGGCCGCCTGGCGCGGATCGTTCCTGGCCCACGGCTCGCTGACCGAGCCGGGACGCTCGTCGGCGCTCGAGGTGAGCTGCCCGAGCCCCGAGGCCGCGCTGGCGCTCGTCGGCGCCGCCCGTCGGGTCGGCATCAGCGCGAAGGCCCGTGAGGTGCGCGGCATCGACCGGGTCGTCATCCGCGACGGCGAGGCGATCGGCGCGCTGCTGACGCGTCTCGGCGCCCACGAGTCCCTGCTCGCCTGGGAGGAGCGCCGCATGCGCCGCGAGGTGCGCGCGACCGCCAACCGCCTGGCCAACTTCGACGACGCCAACCTGCGCCGCTCGGCCCGTGCCGCCGTCGCCGCCGGGGCCCGTGCACAGCGCGCCCTGGAGATCCTCGGCGAGGACGTGCCCGACCACCTCAAGATGGCCGGCACGCTGCGCGTGGAGCACCGACAGGCGAGTCTCGAGGAGCTCGGCCAGCTGCACGAGCCGGCCCTGACCAAGGACGCGATCGCAGGGCGTATCCGTCGCCTCCTGGCCATGGCGGACAAGCGCGCCGAGGAGCTGGGCATCCCCGACACCGAGTCGAGCCTCGGTGACGAGAGCCTGACCGCCGACTGA
- a CDS encoding YidH family protein encodes MRERRHRRPHWVYGQGDDPDYSSSLANERTFLTWVRTALALLAAGVALDVVDLSISSQQQKAIAMTLLILAVVTALVSWVRWGLVERSMRRREPMPPIGFGALLVLALVGISAILIIAWL; translated from the coding sequence ATGCGTGAGAGAAGGCACCGCCGACCTCACTGGGTCTACGGCCAGGGCGACGACCCCGACTACAGCTCCAGCCTGGCCAACGAGCGCACCTTCCTGACCTGGGTCCGCACCGCGCTCGCCCTCCTCGCCGCCGGGGTCGCGCTCGACGTGGTCGACCTGTCGATCTCGTCGCAGCAGCAGAAGGCCATCGCGATGACCCTGCTGATCCTCGCGGTCGTCACCGCGCTGGTCTCCTGGGTCCGGTGGGGACTCGTCGAACGCTCGATGCGTCGCCGCGAGCCGATGCCACCGATCGGTTTCGGGGCGCTGCTCGTGCTGGCCCTCGTCGGCATCTCCGCCATCTTGATCATCGCGTGGCTGTGA
- the uvrC gene encoding excinuclease ABC subunit UvrC, with protein sequence MADPASYRPAPGEIPTEPGVYRFRDAERRVIYVGKAKSLRPRLSSYFQDISNLHPRTQQMVMTASSVEWTVVSTEVEALALEYSWIKEFDPRFNVKYRDDKSYPWLAVTVGEEFPRVTVMRGAQRKGVRYFGPYGHAWAIRDTVDTLLRVFPMRSCSAGVFRRAKAIGRPCLLGDIGKCAAPCVGRVSPEEHREIVNDFLAFMGGQTAGFTKRIETKMLEASAREEYELAAKLRDDLGALRRVLEKQTVVLGDGTDADVLGFVEDPLEVAVQIFSVRGGRIRGQRGWVAEKADEAEFPELVQRALMTLYQDSAPSAIPREVLVPVMPLDTATITELLSERREGPVRIRVPQRGDKRALMETVTQNAKQSLMRHKMKRTSDLTARSLALEEIQEALDLETAPLRIECYDISNLGATETVASMVVFEDGLPRKSEYRRFTIRNEGQSDVAAMHEVITRRFTQLLRARDENDDEGPGIDPETGKPRRFAYKPSLVVVDGGPPQVAAAHQAMEELGVTDVALVGLAKRLEEVWLPEDEDPIILPRTSEGLYLLQRLRDEAHRFAITHHRGRRSKSMIESVLDPVAGLGPTRRKALLKTFGSVKKLRAATAEEIATVPGIGPATAQSIVEALATGESAPAINTATGEILEDS encoded by the coding sequence GTGGCAGATCCAGCAAGCTATCGTCCGGCGCCGGGGGAGATCCCCACCGAACCCGGGGTCTACCGCTTCCGGGACGCCGAGCGCAGGGTCATCTACGTCGGCAAGGCCAAGTCGCTCCGGCCCCGGCTGAGCTCGTACTTCCAGGACATCTCCAACCTGCACCCCCGCACGCAGCAGATGGTGATGACGGCGTCGTCGGTCGAGTGGACGGTCGTCAGCACCGAGGTCGAGGCGCTCGCGCTGGAGTACTCCTGGATCAAGGAGTTCGACCCGCGGTTCAACGTCAAGTACCGCGACGACAAGTCCTACCCGTGGCTGGCCGTGACCGTCGGCGAGGAGTTCCCCCGGGTCACCGTCATGCGGGGTGCGCAGCGCAAGGGGGTGCGCTACTTCGGCCCCTACGGTCACGCGTGGGCGATCCGCGACACGGTCGACACCCTGCTGCGGGTGTTCCCGATGCGGTCGTGCTCGGCCGGCGTGTTCCGCCGGGCCAAGGCCATCGGCCGGCCCTGCCTGCTCGGTGACATCGGCAAGTGCGCGGCCCCGTGCGTCGGACGGGTGAGTCCGGAGGAGCACCGGGAGATCGTCAACGACTTCCTGGCGTTCATGGGCGGGCAGACCGCCGGCTTCACCAAGCGCATCGAGACCAAGATGCTCGAGGCGTCGGCCCGCGAGGAGTACGAGCTCGCCGCCAAGCTGCGCGACGACCTCGGCGCCCTGCGACGGGTGCTGGAGAAGCAGACCGTGGTCCTGGGCGACGGCACCGACGCCGACGTGCTCGGCTTCGTCGAGGACCCGCTCGAGGTCGCCGTGCAGATCTTCTCGGTCCGCGGGGGCCGCATCCGCGGTCAGCGCGGTTGGGTCGCGGAGAAGGCCGACGAGGCCGAGTTCCCCGAGCTGGTGCAGCGCGCGCTCATGACGCTCTACCAGGACTCCGCGCCGTCCGCGATCCCGCGCGAGGTGCTCGTGCCGGTGATGCCCCTGGACACGGCGACGATCACCGAGCTGCTCAGCGAGCGTCGCGAGGGCCCGGTGCGCATCCGCGTGCCGCAGCGCGGCGACAAGCGCGCCCTCATGGAGACCGTCACGCAGAACGCCAAGCAGTCGTTGATGCGGCACAAGATGAAGCGCACGTCCGACCTGACCGCGCGCAGCCTCGCGCTGGAGGAGATCCAGGAGGCGCTCGACCTGGAGACGGCACCGCTGCGGATCGAGTGCTACGACATCTCCAACCTCGGCGCGACCGAGACCGTGGCATCGATGGTCGTGTTCGAGGACGGCCTGCCGCGCAAGTCCGAGTACCGCCGCTTCACGATCCGCAACGAGGGACAGAGCGACGTCGCGGCGATGCACGAGGTCATCACGCGGCGCTTCACCCAGCTGCTCCGGGCCCGCGACGAGAACGACGACGAGGGTCCGGGCATCGATCCCGAGACCGGCAAGCCGCGCCGCTTCGCGTACAAGCCGTCCCTGGTCGTGGTCGACGGCGGCCCGCCGCAGGTCGCCGCCGCGCACCAGGCGATGGAGGAGCTCGGCGTCACGGACGTCGCACTCGTCGGCCTGGCCAAGCGACTGGAGGAGGTCTGGCTGCCCGAGGACGAGGACCCGATCATCCTGCCGCGCACCAGCGAGGGCCTCTACCTCCTGCAGCGGCTGCGCGACGAGGCGCACCGGTTCGCGATCACGCACCACCGCGGACGGCGCAGCAAGTCGATGATCGAGAGCGTCCTCGACCCGGTCGCGGGTCTCGGCCCGACCCGGCGCAAGGCGCTGCTCAAGACGTTCGGATCGGTCAAGAAGCTGCGGGCGGCCACGGCCGAGGAGATCGCCACGGTCCCGGGCATCGGCCCGGCTACGGCACAATCGATCGTGGAGGCGCTCGCAACCGGCGAGAGCGCACCTGCGATCAACACGGCGACCGGCGAGATCCTGGAGGACAGTTGA
- a CDS encoding MBL fold metallo-hydrolase yields MTYTGEVEVGGPADVQVAGDLMITKIAVGEMNNNAYLLRCNLTGEQVLIDAAAEYERLLELIGADGLARVVTTHRHGDHWQALATIVERTGAETVAGERDADELPVPVDVRVQTGARVRVGSCELEVIEVAGHTPGSIVLAYDDPDGIVHLFTGDSLFPGGVGKTWAPEDFTTLIDEVETKIFGAYPDDTHVYPGHGHDLIRLGDERPNLAAWRARGW; encoded by the coding sequence ATGACGTACACCGGAGAAGTCGAGGTCGGCGGTCCCGCCGACGTGCAGGTCGCGGGAGACCTGATGATCACCAAGATCGCGGTCGGCGAGATGAACAACAACGCCTACCTGCTGCGCTGCAACCTGACCGGCGAGCAGGTCCTCATCGACGCTGCGGCCGAGTACGAGCGCCTGCTCGAGCTCATCGGCGCGGACGGACTGGCCCGGGTCGTCACCACCCACCGGCACGGCGACCACTGGCAGGCCCTGGCCACGATCGTCGAGCGCACCGGCGCCGAGACCGTCGCCGGCGAGCGCGACGCCGACGAGCTCCCCGTGCCCGTCGACGTCCGCGTCCAGACGGGCGCGCGCGTCCGGGTCGGCTCCTGCGAGCTCGAGGTCATCGAGGTCGCCGGCCACACCCCCGGCTCGATCGTCCTGGCGTACGACGACCCGGACGGCATCGTGCACCTGTTCACCGGTGACTCCCTCTTCCCGGGCGGGGTCGGCAAGACCTGGGCGCCCGAGGACTTCACGACGCTGATCGACGAGGTCGAGACCAAGATCTTCGGCGCCTACCCCGACGACACCCACGTCTACCCCGGCCACGGCCACGATCTCATACGCCTTGGAGACGAGAGGCCAAATCTCGCGGCGTGGCGCGCTCGCGGCTGGTAA
- the rapZ gene encoding RNase adapter RapZ: MTTLSQLVLVTGMTGAGRGSAAKVLEKLGYYVIDNLPPSLLQGAVDTVQKSGIARLAVVVDARSRLFFGELMEALESLREIGVDTRILYLEASDEVLVRRQEAARRPHPLSREGRLLDGFERERELLRQLRGRADIVVDTTNLNVHQLGQRVHAAFEDADSGGLRASVVSFGFKYGIPIDADMVADLRFLPNPYWIGDLRPLSGLDLPVSEYVLRQPRAEEFLTQYERLVALLTDGYLREDKHFLTIAIGCTGGRHRSVAMSEAFAERLRSQGVRTLVVHRDLGRE; this comes from the coding sequence TTGACCACCCTCAGCCAGCTGGTGCTGGTCACCGGCATGACCGGTGCCGGACGCGGCTCCGCCGCCAAGGTCCTCGAGAAGCTCGGCTACTACGTCATCGACAACCTCCCGCCGTCCCTGTTGCAGGGGGCCGTCGACACGGTGCAGAAGTCCGGCATCGCGCGGCTCGCGGTCGTCGTGGACGCCCGGTCACGGCTGTTCTTCGGCGAGCTCATGGAGGCGCTGGAGTCGCTGCGCGAGATCGGCGTCGACACCCGCATCCTCTACCTCGAGGCCTCCGACGAGGTGCTGGTGCGCCGGCAGGAAGCCGCCCGGCGACCGCACCCGCTCAGCCGCGAGGGACGTCTGCTCGACGGCTTCGAGCGCGAGCGTGAGCTGCTGCGCCAGCTGCGGGGGCGCGCCGACATCGTGGTCGACACGACCAACCTCAACGTCCACCAGCTCGGCCAGCGGGTCCACGCCGCGTTCGAGGACGCGGACTCCGGCGGCCTGCGGGCGTCCGTCGTGTCGTTCGGCTTCAAGTACGGCATCCCGATCGACGCCGACATGGTCGCCGACCTGCGCTTCCTGCCCAACCCGTACTGGATCGGCGACCTCCGTCCGCTCAGTGGTCTCGACCTCCCGGTCAGCGAGTACGTCCTGCGCCAGCCCCGGGCCGAGGAGTTCCTCACCCAGTACGAACGGCTGGTGGCCCTGCTCACCGACGGCTACCTGCGCGAGGACAAGCACTTCCTGACCATCGCGATCGGCTGCACCGGCGGGCGGCACCGCAGCGTCGCGATGTCCGAGGCGTTCGCCGAGCGGCTGAGGTCCCAGGGCGTCCGGACGCTCGTGGTGCACCGTGACCTGGGGCGCGAGTGA
- the uvrA gene encoding excinuclease ABC subunit UvrA: MTDRLVIRGAREHNLKDVSLDLPRDSLIVFTGLSGSGKSSLAFDTIFAEGQRRYVESLSAYARQFLGQMDKPDVDFIEGLSPAVSIDQKSTSRNPRSTVGTITEVYDYLRLLYARAGRAHCPQCGEPIARQTPQQIVDRILAGEEGTRFQVLAPVIRGRKGEYLELFRQLQSQGYSRTIVDGEVHMLADEPPKLTKQKKHTIDVVVDRLQVKKSQQQRLTESIETALELADGLVIIDYVDLDPKDENRTRRFSEKLACPNDHPLEVDELEPRSFSFNAPFGACPECHGIGTRMEVDPELVVPDDAKSLNEGAVVPWASAQVADYFSRLIGALADELGFSADTPWGDLSAEVQDAILHGHPTQVHVRYKNRYGRVRSYYTEFEGAIEYLERRHAETESETSKERLEGFMREVPCRVCKGTRLKPVILAVTLNSEKYGAKNIAEVCALSIAEAADYLATLEMSDRERQIGERVLKEINERLRFLLDVGLDYLALDRAAGSLSGGEAQRIRLATQIGAGLVGVLYVLDEPSIGLHQRDNQRLIETLIRLRDLGNTLIVVEHDEDTIRAADWAVDIGPGAGEHGGQVIVSGPVKELYESKDSLTGQYLSGRKVIPLPEKRRERTPGRELVVKGAKENNLRDIDVAFPLGMFVAVTGVSGSGKSSLVNDILYTQLARSIYGARTIPGRHRTITGLDQVDKVIHVDQSPIGRTPRSNPATYTGVFDHVRKLFAQTPEAKMRGYQQGRFSFNVKGGRCEACSGDGTIKIEMNFLPDVYVPCEVCHGARYNRETLEVLYKGKSIADVLDMPIEEAVEFFEAIPVIARHLRTLVEVGLGYVRLGQPATTLSGGESQRVKLSAELQKRSTGRTVYVLDEPTTGLHFEDISKLLGVLQRIVDTGNSVIVIEHNLDVIKTADWVVDMGPEGGSGGGLLIAEGTPEDVAKSAESHTGRFLKPLLA; the protein is encoded by the coding sequence GTGACCGATCGCCTCGTCATCCGCGGCGCACGAGAGCACAACCTCAAGGACGTCTCGCTCGACCTCCCGCGCGACTCCCTCATCGTCTTCACGGGGCTCTCGGGCTCCGGCAAGTCGTCCCTGGCCTTCGACACGATCTTCGCCGAGGGCCAGCGGCGCTACGTCGAGTCCCTGTCGGCGTACGCCCGACAGTTCCTCGGCCAGATGGACAAGCCCGACGTCGACTTCATCGAGGGCCTGTCCCCGGCCGTCTCGATCGACCAGAAGTCCACGAGCCGCAACCCGCGCTCGACCGTCGGCACCATCACCGAGGTCTACGACTACCTCCGTCTGCTCTACGCCCGCGCGGGCCGGGCGCACTGCCCCCAGTGCGGTGAGCCGATCGCCCGGCAGACGCCGCAGCAGATCGTCGACCGCATCCTCGCCGGCGAGGAGGGCACCCGGTTCCAGGTGCTCGCGCCGGTCATCCGTGGCCGCAAGGGCGAGTACCTCGAGCTGTTCCGTCAGCTGCAGTCGCAGGGCTACAGCCGCACGATCGTCGACGGCGAGGTGCACATGCTGGCGGACGAGCCGCCGAAGCTCACCAAGCAGAAGAAGCACACGATCGACGTCGTGGTCGACCGCCTGCAGGTCAAGAAGTCCCAGCAGCAGCGGCTGACCGAGTCCATCGAGACCGCGCTCGAGCTGGCCGACGGTCTCGTGATCATCGACTACGTCGACCTCGACCCGAAGGACGAGAACCGCACCCGTCGCTTCTCCGAGAAGCTCGCGTGCCCCAACGACCACCCGCTCGAGGTCGACGAGCTCGAGCCCCGCTCGTTCTCGTTCAACGCCCCGTTCGGCGCGTGCCCCGAGTGCCACGGCATCGGCACCCGCATGGAGGTCGACCCCGAGCTGGTCGTCCCCGACGACGCGAAGTCGCTCAACGAGGGTGCCGTCGTGCCGTGGGCCTCCGCCCAGGTCGCGGACTACTTCTCCCGGCTCATCGGCGCGCTCGCCGACGAGCTGGGCTTCTCCGCCGACACCCCCTGGGGCGACCTGTCCGCCGAGGTGCAGGACGCGATCCTGCACGGGCACCCGACGCAGGTCCACGTCCGCTACAAGAACCGTTACGGACGGGTGCGCTCGTACTACACCGAGTTCGAGGGCGCGATCGAGTACCTCGAGCGCCGGCACGCCGAGACCGAGTCCGAGACCAGCAAGGAGCGCCTCGAGGGCTTCATGCGCGAGGTCCCGTGCCGGGTCTGCAAGGGCACCCGGCTCAAGCCGGTCATCCTGGCGGTGACCCTGAACTCGGAGAAGTACGGCGCCAAGAACATCGCCGAGGTCTGCGCACTGTCCATCGCCGAGGCCGCCGACTACCTCGCGACGCTCGAGATGAGCGACCGGGAGCGGCAGATCGGCGAGCGCGTCCTCAAGGAGATCAACGAGCGCCTGCGCTTCCTGCTCGACGTCGGCCTCGACTACCTCGCCCTGGACCGGGCCGCCGGCTCGCTGTCCGGCGGTGAGGCCCAGCGCATCCGCCTGGCCACCCAGATCGGCGCGGGTCTCGTCGGCGTCCTGTACGTCCTGGACGAGCCGTCGATCGGCCTGCACCAGCGCGACAACCAGCGCCTGATCGAGACCCTCATCCGGCTGCGCGACCTGGGCAACACGCTGATCGTGGTCGAGCACGACGAGGACACGATCCGTGCGGCCGACTGGGCCGTCGACATCGGCCCGGGTGCCGGCGAGCACGGGGGACAGGTCATCGTCTCCGGCCCGGTCAAGGAGCTGTACGAGAGCAAGGACTCCCTGACCGGCCAGTACCTCTCGGGCCGCAAGGTCATCCCGCTGCCGGAGAAGCGCCGCGAGCGCACCCCCGGCCGCGAGCTCGTCGTGAAGGGCGCCAAGGAGAACAACCTGCGCGACATCGACGTGGCGTTCCCGCTCGGCATGTTCGTCGCCGTCACGGGCGTCTCCGGCTCGGGCAAGTCCAGCCTGGTCAACGACATCCTCTACACCCAGCTGGCCCGCTCGATCTACGGCGCGCGGACCATCCCGGGGCGTCACCGCACGATCACCGGGCTCGACCAGGTCGACAAGGTGATCCACGTCGACCAGTCGCCGATCGGTCGCACCCCGCGGTCCAACCCGGCGACCTACACCGGCGTCTTCGACCACGTCCGCAAGCTGTTCGCGCAGACGCCCGAGGCCAAGATGCGCGGCTACCAGCAGGGACGGTTCTCGTTCAACGTCAAGGGCGGGCGCTGCGAGGCGTGCTCCGGCGACGGCACGATCAAGATCGAGATGAACTTCCTGCCGGACGTCTACGTCCCGTGCGAGGTCTGCCACGGCGCTCGCTACAACCGCGAGACGCTCGAGGTGCTCTACAAGGGCAAGTCGATCGCGGACGTGCTCGACATGCCGATCGAGGAGGCCGTCGAGTTCTTCGAGGCGATCCCGGTCATCGCGCGGCACCTGCGCACCCTGGTCGAGGTCGGGCTCGGGTACGTGCGCCTGGGCCAGCCGGCCACGACGCTGTCCGGTGGTGAGTCGCAGCGCGTGAAGCTGTCGGCCGAGCTGCAGAAGCGGTCCACCGGTCGGACGGTCTACGTGCTGGACGAGCCGACCACGGGCCTGCACTTCGAGGACATCAGCAAGCTGCTGGGCGTCCTGCAGCGCATCGTCGACACGGGCAACTCGGTCATCGTCATCGAGCACAACCTCGACGTCATCAAGACCGCCGACTGGGTGGTCGACATGGGTCCCGAGGGTGGAAGCGGCGGCGGTCTGCTGATCGCCGAGGGCACGCCCGAGGACGTCGCGAAGAGTGCCGAGAGCCACACCGGGCGGTTCCTGAAGCCCCTGCTTGCCTGA
- a CDS encoding gluconeogenesis factor YvcK family protein, protein MIPRTPRPARPERFEGDLKVVSLGGGHGLAASLSALRRLTTELTGVVTVADNGGSSGRLREELGGLPPGDLRMALAALCGDDEWGRTWASVLQHRFASAGPLNGHAVGNLLIAALWDQHEHVAGLDLVGDLLGAQGRVLPMASVPLDIEADVRLASAPDHLTVVRGQVQVASVDGQVVTVRLDPGDPPACPEAVAAVDAADWVVVGPGSWFTSVMPTLLVPELRDALISTPARRALVLNLTEQHGETEGLSPTDHLEVLAAHAPELRLDAVIADTSLVDTRGTLEAAARSMGATLFVSDLAVSPGSDQHDPARLAAAFGHVMRRA, encoded by the coding sequence GTGATCCCGCGGACCCCGCGACCCGCCCGCCCTGAGCGCTTCGAGGGCGACCTGAAAGTGGTCTCCCTCGGCGGGGGACACGGACTGGCGGCCAGCCTCTCGGCGCTGCGCCGGCTGACGACCGAGCTGACGGGCGTCGTCACGGTGGCCGACAACGGCGGCTCGTCCGGCCGCCTCCGCGAGGAGCTGGGCGGGCTCCCGCCGGGCGACCTGCGCATGGCACTGGCGGCGCTGTGTGGCGACGACGAGTGGGGACGGACGTGGGCCAGCGTGCTGCAGCACCGGTTCGCCAGTGCGGGCCCGCTCAACGGCCACGCGGTCGGCAACCTGCTCATCGCCGCCCTGTGGGACCAGCACGAGCACGTCGCGGGTCTCGACCTGGTCGGTGACCTCCTGGGCGCGCAGGGCCGGGTGCTGCCGATGGCCTCGGTGCCGCTCGACATCGAGGCCGACGTGCGCCTGGCGTCCGCGCCGGACCACCTGACGGTGGTCCGCGGGCAGGTGCAGGTCGCGAGCGTGGACGGCCAGGTCGTGACCGTCCGGCTCGACCCGGGGGACCCGCCGGCCTGCCCCGAGGCGGTCGCGGCCGTCGACGCCGCCGACTGGGTGGTCGTGGGGCCGGGCTCGTGGTTCACCAGCGTGATGCCGACGCTGCTGGTGCCGGAGCTGCGGGACGCGCTCATCTCCACCCCTGCGCGGCGTGCGCTGGTGCTCAACCTGACCGAGCAGCACGGTGAGACGGAGGGCCTCAGTCCGACCGACCACCTCGAGGTCCTGGCGGCCCACGCGCCCGAGCTGCGCCTCGATGCCGTCATCGCCGACACGAGCCTCGTTGACACGCGTGGCACGCTGGAGGCAGCCGCACGGTCCATGGGCGCCACGCTGTTCGTCTCGGACCTCGCGGTCAGCCCTGGCTCCGATCAGCACGACCCCGCACGTCTCGCAGCCGCATTCGGACACGTGATGAGACGGGCGTAA
- a CDS encoding DUF808 domain-containing protein produces the protein MAGGLFALLDDVAAIARIAAASVDDVGAAAGRASVKAAGVVVDDTAVTPQYVQGVAAKRELPIIKKIAVGSLRNKLLFILPAALLLSQFLPWLLTPLLMVGGTYLCFEGAEKIWERVSGHHEKTEEPVAQLDAEHEATMVSGAIRTDFILSGEIMVIALNEVTDEPFLARAIILVVVAIAITLLVYGVVALIVKMDDVGLHLTQRSAKAVQKIGHGLVKFMPVLLAIISTVGIAAMIWVGGHIILVGVDDLGFHPPYDFVHHLEEDVHHALGSIGAVAGWLTNTVASALIGLVWGAIVVAIWHVVPRPGKHATDHA, from the coding sequence ATGGCCGGCGGACTCTTTGCACTGCTCGACGACGTTGCTGCGATCGCACGGATCGCGGCGGCGTCGGTGGACGACGTCGGCGCTGCCGCCGGACGCGCCAGCGTCAAGGCCGCCGGTGTCGTCGTCGACGACACCGCGGTCACCCCGCAGTACGTCCAGGGGGTCGCGGCCAAGCGCGAGCTGCCGATCATCAAGAAGATCGCGGTCGGGTCGCTGCGCAACAAGCTGCTGTTCATCCTGCCCGCGGCGCTGCTGCTGAGCCAGTTCCTGCCGTGGCTGCTGACGCCCCTGCTGATGGTGGGCGGCACGTACCTGTGCTTCGAGGGCGCCGAGAAGATCTGGGAGCGGGTCAGCGGCCACCACGAGAAGACCGAGGAGCCGGTCGCCCAGCTGGACGCCGAGCACGAGGCCACGATGGTGTCCGGCGCGATCCGCACGGACTTCATCCTGTCCGGCGAGATCATGGTCATCGCCCTCAACGAGGTCACCGACGAGCCGTTCCTCGCCCGCGCGATCATCCTGGTCGTGGTCGCGATCGCGATCACCCTGCTCGTCTACGGCGTCGTCGCCCTGATCGTCAAGATGGACGACGTCGGCCTCCACCTGACCCAGCGGTCCGCGAAGGCCGTGCAGAAGATCGGCCACGGACTGGTGAAGTTCATGCCGGTGCTGCTGGCGATCATCTCCACCGTCGGCATCGCCGCGATGATCTGGGTCGGCGGACACATCATCCTCGTCGGCGTCGACGACCTGGGCTTCCACCCGCCGTACGACTTCGTGCACCACCTCGAGGAGGACGTGCACCACGCGCTCGGCTCGATCGGCGCGGTCGCCGGCTGGCTCACCAACACCGTCGCGTCCGCCCTGATCGGCCTCGTCTGGGGCGCGATCGTCGTCGCGATCTGGCACGTCGTTCCGCGTCCGGGAAAGCACGCGACCGACCACGCCTGA
- a CDS encoding DUF202 domain-containing protein: MSMPRPADGRSDAPVPSDERTTLAWERTALALFAVVAATAKHTWSVLGPAALLPLIPLGLLSVWVVIEGWRRYDDDRYYRVYRAIGGPTFVLALTTALAAVLEAIHLFAA, from the coding sequence ATGAGCATGCCGCGACCCGCCGACGGCCGGTCCGATGCCCCGGTGCCGAGCGACGAGCGGACGACACTCGCGTGGGAGCGCACCGCGCTGGCCCTGTTCGCGGTCGTGGCCGCGACGGCCAAGCACACCTGGTCCGTGCTCGGACCCGCCGCACTCCTGCCGCTGATCCCCCTGGGGCTGCTCTCGGTCTGGGTGGTGATCGAAGGCTGGCGCCGCTACGACGACGACCGCTACTACCGCGTGTACCGCGCGATCGGCGGCCCTACCTTCGTCCTGGCCCTCACGACCGCGCTGGCAGCGGTGCTCGAGGCGATCCACCTGTTCGCCGCCTGA